One Pullulanibacillus sp. KACC 23026 DNA segment encodes these proteins:
- the murQ gene encoding N-acetylmuramic acid 6-phosphate etherase, with protein sequence MGAHSLITESVNTRTVDIDCMPTLEMVSAINKEDHLVAKAVERVLPNIADAVDTVFEGLKNQGRVFFVGAGTSGRLGVLEAAECPPTFGVTADLFQAVIAGGERAVFKSVESAEDDEGQGKRDLQTKSITKHDVVIGIAASGRTPYVVGALRYAKQQQAKTIAIACNDDSVIGKLADVKVEVVTGPEVISGSTRMKAGTAQKLVLNMITTSSMIKMGKVYQNLMVDLNISNKKLRERAVNMLKMLTNEADLVVNEALEAASLNVKAAIVMLKKHIDAVEASALLEEKEGFVRKTLSSVKEEGTETEMEEESL encoded by the coding sequence ATGGGAGCCCATTCCTTAATAACAGAAAGCGTTAATACTCGAACAGTTGACATTGATTGTATGCCGACACTAGAGATGGTATCAGCTATTAATAAAGAAGATCATTTGGTAGCTAAGGCAGTTGAAAGGGTTCTGCCAAATATTGCGGATGCAGTTGACACGGTTTTCGAAGGGTTAAAGAACCAAGGGCGCGTGTTTTTTGTTGGGGCAGGAACAAGTGGGCGATTAGGCGTTTTAGAAGCGGCTGAATGTCCGCCGACCTTTGGAGTAACTGCTGATTTGTTTCAAGCTGTTATTGCAGGTGGTGAACGAGCGGTATTTAAATCGGTTGAGAGTGCGGAAGATGATGAAGGACAAGGAAAAAGAGACCTTCAAACGAAATCGATTACGAAGCATGACGTGGTTATAGGAATTGCGGCAAGTGGTCGAACGCCCTATGTGGTGGGTGCTTTAAGGTATGCCAAGCAGCAACAAGCTAAGACCATCGCTATTGCCTGTAATGACGATTCTGTAATTGGCAAATTAGCAGATGTAAAAGTGGAAGTGGTTACTGGACCAGAAGTCATAAGCGGTTCCACAAGAATGAAAGCAGGGACGGCGCAAAAGCTTGTCTTAAATATGATTACAACCTCTTCCATGATTAAAATGGGGAAGGTTTACCAAAATCTGATGGTTGATCTAAATATTAGCAATAAAAAACTCCGGGAGCGTGCTGTTAACATGTTAAAAATGTTAACAAATGAAGCTGATCTAGTTGTAAATGAAGCGCTCGAAGCGGCTAGTTTGAATGTTAAGGCGGCTATTGTGATGTTAAAGAAGCATATCGATGCTGTAGAAGCGAGTGCACTTCTTGAAGAAAAAGAGGGGTTTGTTAGAAAAACTCTCTCATCTGTTAAAGAGGAGGGGACAGAAACAGAAATGGAGGAGGAATCATTATGA
- a CDS encoding ABC transporter permease: MSDFFHRFLFPFWENKKSRIGVLILLIFVLLAIFSPIIAPYSPQKDDFDSMLDPSWKHLFGTTQTGEDIFSQWVYGTRISLLVAFLAGLSTTLVGLIIGLLAGYLPGVVDEILSYAMNVFLVLPALPLMIVLAAYFPVKGIGIIVLVIVFTSWAWGARAFRAQAKTLRTRDYITAARFSGDSLFRILFREILPNMMSLVAAGAIGSATSAILAESSLEFLGLGDPTVTSWGTMLYWAQTGGALLQGKWVWMFVPGATIAIFGSALVLMNFAVDRLSNPRLNKSTKKSKKHERVINTSDIKETV; the protein is encoded by the coding sequence GTGAGCGACTTTTTTCATCGCTTTCTCTTTCCGTTTTGGGAAAATAAAAAGTCGAGAATAGGGGTTTTAATTCTATTGATTTTTGTTTTATTGGCGATCTTTTCTCCGATCATTGCCCCTTATTCACCGCAAAAAGATGATTTTGATTCCATGCTTGATCCATCTTGGAAGCATCTGTTTGGAACAACTCAAACAGGTGAAGACATTTTCTCACAATGGGTGTATGGAACACGCATTTCTTTATTAGTAGCCTTTCTAGCAGGGCTTTCCACAACGTTAGTAGGTTTAATTATTGGATTGTTGGCTGGTTATCTTCCGGGTGTTGTGGACGAAATCCTCTCTTATGCGATGAACGTCTTCTTAGTTCTTCCTGCTTTACCGTTGATGATCGTTTTAGCTGCTTACTTCCCAGTTAAAGGGATTGGAATTATTGTTCTTGTTATCGTTTTTACAAGCTGGGCTTGGGGAGCTCGGGCTTTCAGGGCGCAAGCCAAGACATTGCGGACAAGAGATTACATTACAGCTGCCCGTTTTTCTGGTGATTCCTTGTTTAGAATTTTATTTCGTGAAATTCTACCAAATATGATGTCTCTTGTTGCGGCGGGGGCAATCGGCAGTGCGACTTCTGCTATCTTGGCAGAGTCCAGTCTAGAGTTTCTCGGGCTGGGAGACCCGACCGTTACAAGCTGGGGAACGATGCTTTATTGGGCCCAAACTGGGGGAGCCTTATTACAAGGAAAGTGGGTATGGATGTTTGTGCCCGGCGCCACCATTGCGATCTTCGGCTCTGCCCTTGTATTAATGAATTTTGCAGTAGACCGGCTAAGTAATCCTCGATTAAACAAATCAACTAAGAAAAGCAAGAAACATGAGCGCGTGATAAATACTAGTGATATAAAAGAAACTGTTTAA
- a CDS encoding ABC transporter ATP-binding protein, whose protein sequence is MSLLNVESLDVAYGFGPEAVMAVKDVSFSLEPGEFLGIVGESGCGKSTLGYAITRLLRHPGRIVSGRVLFEGKDLTSLSEKEIRPLRWSEFSLVMQSGMNALNPVLSIRKQFEDTFKAHTHSTKQEIAKRVEELLNMVNIDPSFADRYPHELSGGMKQRVAIALALALNPKLVIMDEPTTALDVVVQRSILQNLKELREQHRFAVIFISHDLGTVLEMADRIAVMYAGKFVEMQSGRKLLEHPLHPYSEALLGCFADPRQEKIEIKGIPGSPPDMKHPPKGCSFAARCKYVETSCHERDPNLERYGDSQVACHVVNQKLGGIRT, encoded by the coding sequence ATGTCTTTGCTGAATGTTGAAAGTCTTGATGTGGCTTATGGATTTGGACCAGAAGCAGTTATGGCTGTAAAAGATGTTTCTTTTTCATTGGAGCCTGGGGAATTCCTTGGTATTGTCGGGGAGTCCGGCTGCGGAAAATCTACTTTAGGCTACGCCATAACGCGTTTGCTGCGCCATCCCGGCCGAATCGTTAGTGGCCGTGTATTGTTTGAAGGAAAGGACTTAACCTCTCTTTCTGAAAAAGAGATTCGGCCCTTACGCTGGAGTGAGTTCTCCTTAGTTATGCAAAGCGGGATGAATGCCTTAAATCCAGTTTTAAGTATTCGGAAACAATTTGAAGATACCTTTAAGGCACATACCCATTCAACAAAACAAGAGATAGCGAAACGGGTTGAAGAATTATTAAATATGGTTAATATCGATCCTTCTTTTGCGGACCGCTATCCGCATGAATTATCGGGTGGCATGAAACAACGGGTGGCGATTGCCCTTGCTCTTGCGCTAAATCCAAAACTCGTGATAATGGATGAACCAACTACAGCACTGGATGTTGTCGTTCAACGCTCGATTCTTCAAAATTTAAAAGAATTGCGAGAACAGCACCGCTTTGCTGTCATTTTTATCAGTCATGATCTTGGAACCGTCCTTGAAATGGCTGATCGGATTGCGGTGATGTATGCCGGGAAATTTGTTGAAATGCAATCAGGGCGCAAGTTGCTTGAACATCCCCTTCATCCTTATTCGGAGGCACTATTGGGATGTTTTGCAGACCCTAGACAAGAAAAGATTGAAATTAAAGGAATTCCTGGAAGTCCACCGGATATGAAGCATCCTCCTAAAGGTTGCTCGTTTGCAGCGCGCTGTAAGTACGTTGAGACTAGCTGCCATGAACGAGACCCTAATCTTGAACGATATGGAGATAGTCAAGTTGCGTGTCATGTTGTTAATCAGAAATTAGGGGGGATTAGGACATGA
- a CDS encoding ABC transporter ATP-binding protein, giving the protein MSEVVLELKNINKTYKKGKSSDPVRASQNVSIKLKKRQIISLVGESGSGKTTLARLITGVEKPDSGSIIFEGKTIKELSGSKWFDYRRKVQMIFQDPFSSINPLNTISYTLQRPLINYLGYTKRTVEKQVRELLDIVNLSPVDDYIGKLPFELSGGQLQRVGIARALASQPSLIIADEPVSMLDVSIRAEILHLLDHLRKNQGVSLIYITHDLVSARALADEIVVLYRGKVVEHGPSDEISRSPKHPYTELLLGSIADPWRKSEDIPPIELTNAPTPAAGCVFRNRCPHATEQCAKASPQLIEIESEHSVACFLHSEKEEELTGGELNGSIRN; this is encoded by the coding sequence ATGAGCGAGGTCGTTTTGGAACTGAAAAATATTAATAAAACCTATAAGAAGGGGAAATCATCCGATCCTGTTCGGGCCTCCCAAAATGTATCTATTAAATTAAAAAAACGACAAATTATTTCTTTGGTTGGGGAAAGCGGGAGCGGAAAAACGACTTTAGCGAGATTAATAACCGGTGTGGAAAAACCAGATTCCGGCTCTATTATATTTGAAGGTAAAACCATAAAAGAATTAAGTGGAAGTAAATGGTTCGATTATAGGCGAAAGGTTCAAATGATTTTTCAAGATCCATTTTCTTCAATCAATCCATTAAATACGATTTCTTATACACTTCAGAGACCGCTTATCAATTATCTAGGCTATACCAAAAGAACGGTTGAAAAGCAAGTCAGGGAACTCTTAGACATTGTGAACTTATCACCTGTAGATGATTATATTGGCAAGTTACCTTTTGAGTTGTCTGGAGGTCAATTGCAGCGAGTGGGAATTGCTCGGGCATTGGCATCTCAGCCAAGCCTTATCATAGCAGATGAACCTGTTTCGATGCTGGATGTATCTATTCGAGCAGAAATCCTGCATCTTCTAGACCATTTAAGAAAGAATCAAGGGGTTTCCCTCATCTATATTACGCATGATCTCGTTTCGGCAAGAGCGCTAGCCGATGAAATTGTTGTGCTTTACCGTGGGAAGGTTGTGGAACATGGTCCTTCTGATGAAATAAGTCGTTCTCCTAAGCATCCCTATACTGAACTGCTCTTGGGATCCATTGCGGACCCCTGGAGAAAGAGTGAAGATATTCCGCCGATCGAACTTACCAATGCCCCAACGCCTGCAGCAGGCTGTGTCTTTCGCAATCGCTGTCCGCATGCAACTGAACAATGTGCAAAGGCTTCACCGCAATTAATTGAAATTGAATCAGAGCATTCCGTTGCTTGTTTTTTGCATAGTGAGAAGGAAGAAGAACTTACGGGAGGTGAGTTAAATGGTTCAATTAGGAATTGA
- the nagZ gene encoding beta-N-acetylhexosaminidase — protein sequence MIRNHLLNKIGQLFVVGFTGTSVTDEMKKLIHDYQVGHVILFSRNIGSPEEVRQLTSALQNEAKKAGHTKPLLICLDQENGIVRRLKEPVTVFPGPMSLGAADDLELCFDIGLATGHELKELGINWNLAPVVDVNNNPNNPVINVRSFGGSPQKVARLAASWFKGQQSAGVASTLKHFPGHGDTDVDSHLDLPVIHHSLERLFDSELIPFVEGIKQEADVIMSAHIYFSALEQEFGKPATLSRNVLTELLRKKLGFNGVITTDCLEMNAISETVGVAKGAVEAIKSGADLAMISHTFERQVCAIEALEKAVIDGEITENEIEQHYQRIMNLKDKYTGSWTEVLKESVDFEFVGSNRHRVLSKLAYQKSVTMIKNNTSNKWNEFHKIYALFPKYIPLNQAEDKRDRSPIEEALIRYDVPILPYEINEDINDFHFKSEDLKILFIYSLSKKDFYSSWVQSMINKPNTMVISVRGPYPFKEMGDIQNGICVYDDAIEAIHAALDVGLGRSQADGRLPVSL from the coding sequence ATGATTCGAAATCATCTGTTAAATAAAATAGGCCAATTATTCGTTGTCGGTTTCACGGGAACAAGTGTAACTGACGAAATGAAGAAGCTAATTCATGATTATCAGGTCGGTCATGTAATTTTGTTTAGTCGCAACATCGGTTCCCCTGAAGAGGTAAGACAATTAACCTCCGCTCTTCAGAACGAGGCTAAAAAGGCCGGGCATACTAAACCATTGCTCATTTGTCTTGATCAAGAAAACGGGATTGTGAGGCGTCTTAAGGAACCCGTAACTGTCTTCCCTGGGCCAATGAGTTTAGGCGCTGCTGATGATTTGGAACTATGCTTTGATATCGGCCTTGCGACTGGTCATGAATTAAAGGAATTGGGGATTAATTGGAATTTAGCTCCTGTGGTGGATGTTAATAATAATCCGAATAATCCAGTAATCAATGTGCGCTCTTTTGGGGGATCTCCTCAAAAGGTTGCTAGACTTGCTGCAAGTTGGTTTAAAGGTCAGCAATCAGCAGGAGTCGCTTCCACTTTGAAGCATTTTCCGGGACATGGTGATACAGATGTGGACTCACATCTTGATCTACCGGTGATTCATCACTCCCTTGAAAGACTATTTGATAGTGAACTTATCCCTTTTGTTGAAGGAATCAAGCAGGAAGCAGATGTTATCATGTCAGCCCATATTTATTTTTCGGCCCTTGAACAAGAATTTGGAAAACCTGCAACCTTATCAAGGAATGTTTTAACTGAGTTGCTAAGAAAAAAACTGGGGTTTAATGGGGTTATCACAACTGACTGTTTAGAAATGAACGCTATTTCAGAGACAGTTGGGGTAGCAAAAGGGGCTGTTGAAGCGATAAAATCCGGGGCCGATTTAGCGATGATTTCTCATACTTTTGAGCGACAGGTGTGTGCGATTGAAGCATTAGAAAAGGCCGTAATAGATGGTGAGATAACGGAAAATGAGATCGAACAACATTATCAACGCATTATGAATTTAAAAGATAAATATACTGGAAGCTGGACTGAGGTCCTCAAAGAGTCGGTCGATTTTGAATTTGTCGGATCAAATAGACATAGAGTGCTCTCAAAGCTTGCCTACCAAAAAAGTGTGACAATGATTAAAAACAACACTAGTAATAAATGGAATGAGTTTCATAAAATTTATGCGCTATTTCCTAAATACATCCCATTAAATCAAGCTGAAGATAAAAGAGATCGTTCCCCAATTGAAGAGGCGTTAATAAGGTATGATGTGCCAATTTTACCTTATGAAATCAATGAAGATATCAATGATTTTCATTTTAAATCAGAAGATCTCAAAATTCTATTTATCTACTCTCTTTCAAAAAAGGATTTCTATTCATCATGGGTTCAATCGATGATTAACAAACCAAATACGATGGTGATTTCTGTTCGAGGTCCTTACCCTTTTAAGGAAATGGGGGACATACAAAATGGGATCTGCGTTTATGATGATGCGATTGAAGCGATTCACGCCGCTCTTGACGTTGGATTAGGCAGATCTCAAGCAGATGGCCGACTGCCCGTAAGTCTTTAA
- a CDS encoding ABC transporter permease, producing MRHLLKRLAILILTLWTAVTLNFVIPRLMPGNPAEVILTKFRGQGQVSASQIHAIEIMLGLNSHQTLLQQYLSYWKKVFTFDFGLSYTFYPQPVSALIGQALPWTLVLLGITGVLGFLIGSGLGIITAWRNGTRLDSVLTISSTFTQVFPYFWVAMLAVYVLGYLLQWFPLSQGFSSDMIPSFNMQFLNSALYHSILPAFTILVTSLGGWLLTMRNNMVAVLSEDYMTLAQAKGLKNNKVAVSYGGRNAMLPSLTSFALMIGTLVGGNVIVEQVFAYPGLGNLLFTAVQNQDYPLMQGIFLIIVICVVLANFLADIFMVLIDPRIRREVK from the coding sequence TTGCGCCATCTTCTTAAGCGTTTAGCCATCTTAATTCTTACATTGTGGACTGCTGTAACTCTAAACTTTGTTATTCCTCGCTTAATGCCCGGAAACCCGGCTGAAGTGATTTTAACTAAATTTAGAGGGCAAGGGCAGGTTTCGGCTTCACAAATTCATGCCATTGAAATCATGTTGGGATTAAATAGCCATCAAACACTTTTGCAACAATATCTGTCTTATTGGAAAAAGGTTTTCACCTTTGATTTTGGGTTATCTTACACTTTTTATCCACAGCCAGTTAGTGCCTTAATAGGGCAAGCTTTGCCTTGGACCTTGGTGCTCCTTGGTATCACCGGAGTATTGGGATTTTTGATTGGTTCTGGCCTTGGCATCATTACAGCCTGGCGTAATGGAACAAGGCTCGATTCAGTCCTGACTATTTCAAGTACATTCACTCAGGTATTTCCATATTTTTGGGTGGCGATGCTTGCGGTTTACGTCTTAGGCTATCTTCTGCAATGGTTTCCATTATCACAAGGATTTAGTTCTGATATGATTCCAAGCTTCAATATGCAATTTCTAAACAGTGCACTCTATCATTCTATTTTGCCTGCTTTTACCATCTTAGTAACTTCTTTAGGAGGATGGCTCTTGACCATGAGAAATAATATGGTTGCGGTTTTATCAGAGGATTACATGACTTTGGCACAAGCAAAGGGACTAAAAAATAATAAAGTGGCTGTTTCCTATGGTGGGCGAAATGCGATGCTCCCAAGCTTAACTTCTTTTGCATTGATGATAGGAACTTTGGTGGGAGGGAATGTCATTGTTGAGCAAGTCTTTGCCTACCCTGGCTTGGGAAACTTATTATTCACAGCTGTCCAAAATCAGGATTACCCTCTCATGCAAGGCATTTTCCTTATTATCGTTATCTGTGTTGTATTAGCTAATTTTCTGGCAGATATTTTTATGGTACTTATTGATCCGCGTATCCGTCGGGAGGTGAAGTGA
- a CDS encoding PIG-L deacetylase family protein: MGDKKHLMVIDAHCGDGELQVGAIAAKYAKAGHKVTFLHLTAGEKGNPPDVPVDVYRDQKIRESEEACAIIGAECITLDYKDAEVQVNEETVIKVATQIRKLRPDLVLTHWVKSIHSDHSNVPKIVEAAQLKAGLSGFELEGYPPKYYSYLHSENWEDMEEYVPDIYVDVTETFETYLEAISKFWFVMNSKDFRYFDYYKALGTIRGCQNRTTYAQTLKFPVGGNIRKGKEIPGFPL; encoded by the coding sequence ATGGGTGACAAAAAGCATTTAATGGTGATTGATGCACATTGTGGAGACGGGGAGCTTCAGGTAGGGGCAATTGCGGCTAAATACGCTAAAGCAGGTCATAAGGTCACTTTTTTACATTTAACGGCCGGCGAAAAAGGAAATCCGCCAGATGTTCCAGTTGATGTCTACCGCGACCAAAAAATCCGTGAGTCAGAAGAAGCCTGCGCCATTATCGGTGCCGAATGCATCACGTTGGATTATAAAGATGCCGAGGTTCAAGTAAATGAGGAAACGGTTATTAAAGTTGCGACTCAGATTCGCAAATTAAGACCAGATTTAGTCTTAACACACTGGGTGAAGAGTATCCATTCGGATCACTCCAATGTTCCTAAAATTGTCGAGGCTGCACAACTGAAGGCTGGTCTGTCTGGTTTCGAGTTAGAGGGCTATCCACCGAAATACTATAGCTATCTTCATAGTGAAAACTGGGAAGACATGGAGGAATATGTTCCTGATATTTATGTGGACGTCACGGAAACCTTTGAAACTTATTTAGAGGCTATTTCAAAGTTTTGGTTTGTTATGAATTCCAAGGACTTCCGTTATTTTGATTACTATAAGGCGCTTGGTACTATAAGAGGTTGCCAAAATCGAACGACCTATGCGCAAACTTTAAAATTTCCAGTAGGAGGGAATATCCGAAAAGGAAAGGAAATTCCAGGTTTCCCTCTCTGA
- a CDS encoding ABC transporter substrate-binding protein has translation MKSKKLLVFAILALLISSILTGCSKSTTSTSSKSSNNSSTPGAQPMTIATDDGSPTFQENWNPFSVNARKGVAWMYETLYYISSQTGDETPWLATSYKWNSSTDLVYTIRDGVKWNDGQPFTAKDVAFTFNMLKNFPALDSHGLWTTLESVTANGNTVDIKFSKPDTPAFTYINQIPIVPEHIWSKVDDPVQYTNIPADGKTPVATGAFELQKFTPYQYTLVPYKGYWQADKIHESQLIFPALNGADTVDMNLSQGKYDWTQAYVPDVQKTYIDKDPKNNHYWYAQSAASNIVMNLNEKPFNNVKFRQAMEYAIDTKELSAKGENGYDAPADRSGLHLPGQNDYLDQSLEAKYGYNTPSSDKALSLLKSIGYKKNSSGKLIGPDGKQVAFSIEVPTGWTDWITCTKLIKNQLAKIGIDLTVKTPEVAAWSKDLGTGSFDMSFTTGLNLYDPWFYYNLYLNSSNAHSGDKNAAGNYEGWKDPKTDQLLDQYKSVTSDADKKKIIQQLEAIMYEQVPLIPLFYNANWNQYSTKKFVGWPDAKNPYATPTFAMPDVEMIMTHLTLASK, from the coding sequence TTGAAGTCGAAAAAGTTATTAGTATTTGCCATTTTGGCATTGTTGATTAGCTCTATCTTAACAGGTTGTAGCAAATCCACAACAAGTACCTCATCCAAGAGCAGTAACAATTCAAGCACGCCAGGCGCACAACCTATGACCATCGCGACGGATGATGGGTCTCCTACTTTTCAAGAAAACTGGAATCCTTTTTCGGTAAATGCTCGAAAAGGGGTTGCGTGGATGTATGAAACACTTTATTACATTAGTTCGCAGACCGGTGATGAAACCCCATGGCTCGCAACAAGTTATAAATGGAACAGTTCTACTGATCTTGTTTATACCATTCGTGATGGAGTGAAGTGGAATGACGGGCAACCGTTTACCGCAAAAGATGTTGCCTTTACGTTTAACATGTTGAAGAACTTCCCAGCGCTTGACTCCCATGGTCTTTGGACCACTTTAGAGAGTGTGACGGCAAATGGAAATACAGTTGACATAAAATTTTCAAAACCGGATACACCTGCGTTTACTTACATTAATCAGATACCAATTGTTCCTGAGCATATTTGGTCAAAAGTGGATGATCCTGTGCAATACACTAATATCCCAGCTGACGGTAAAACCCCGGTTGCGACAGGAGCCTTTGAACTACAAAAATTCACACCTTATCAATATACTTTAGTCCCTTATAAGGGTTATTGGCAAGCGGATAAGATTCATGAATCACAATTGATCTTCCCTGCTCTAAATGGAGCGGATACGGTTGATATGAATCTTTCTCAAGGGAAGTATGATTGGACACAGGCCTACGTACCAGATGTACAAAAGACTTATATTGATAAAGATCCAAAAAATAATCATTATTGGTACGCACAATCGGCCGCTTCTAATATTGTGATGAATTTAAATGAAAAGCCATTTAATAATGTGAAATTCCGTCAAGCCATGGAATATGCCATCGACACAAAAGAATTGAGTGCCAAAGGAGAAAACGGCTACGATGCCCCGGCAGATCGTTCAGGATTGCATTTACCTGGACAAAACGATTACTTAGATCAAAGCTTAGAAGCTAAATACGGGTATAATACACCCAGCTCTGACAAAGCTCTTAGTCTATTAAAAAGCATCGGTTATAAGAAAAATAGCAGTGGTAAATTAATCGGACCTGACGGAAAGCAAGTTGCATTCAGTATTGAGGTTCCAACAGGATGGACAGATTGGATTACCTGTACAAAACTAATTAAAAATCAACTTGCTAAAATCGGGATTGATTTGACCGTTAAAACTCCTGAAGTGGCAGCATGGTCAAAGGATCTTGGGACAGGAAGCTTTGATATGAGCTTTACAACAGGGCTTAACTTGTATGATCCTTGGTTCTATTACAATCTCTATTTAAACAGCAGCAATGCTCACAGCGGAGACAAGAATGCGGCAGGAAACTACGAAGGTTGGAAGGATCCAAAGACAGATCAATTATTAGATCAATATAAATCGGTTACTTCAGATGCAGACAAAAAGAAAATCATTCAACAGTTAGAAGCCATTATGTATGAACAAGTTCCACTCATTCCGTTATTCTACAATGCGAACTGGAACCAATACAGCACGAAGAAGTTTGTTGGTTGGCCAGATGCCAAAAATCCTTATGCAACCCCAACCTTTGCCATGCCAGATGTAGAAATGATTATGACTCATCTCACGTTAGCGTCTAAGTAA
- a CDS encoding DUF1343 domain-containing protein → MVQLGIEVLLTDRMELIRGKAIGLVTNYTMTDSHYRPVIDLLAENREWQLKKLFGPEHGVQNAAKEGEHVHSGIDSNTGLPVFSLYGETRKPTSEMLSALDAIVMDLQDIGSRYYTNMNTVYYCMEACAALGLPCIILDRPNPINGVTREGIILESEFRSFVGLHLIPNRHGLTMGELAQFFNQNLKPQCDLTVVETRGWLRTQLLSETNLPFVPSSPNTTNLDMCLLYPGTCFFEGVNVSLGRGTTHPFEVVGAPYIDGHRLSDWFNAQKLPGVVSRPTYFTPTYSQYTGELCKGIQLHVIDSKNLESVRTGVTLLQGIHDLFPNLFEFIKGAEGRPLFIDLLAGTDELRRLVEEGEGLRYLTESREGVERFTREIKDFELY, encoded by the coding sequence ATGGTTCAATTAGGAATTGAAGTCCTTCTAACAGACAGAATGGAATTAATTCGCGGGAAGGCTATTGGCCTTGTGACCAATTATACGATGACGGATTCTCACTATCGTCCTGTTATTGATTTATTGGCAGAAAATAGGGAATGGCAGCTGAAAAAGCTTTTCGGTCCTGAACATGGTGTCCAAAATGCGGCAAAAGAAGGGGAGCATGTTCATTCTGGAATAGACAGCAATACAGGCTTACCCGTCTTTAGTCTATATGGGGAGACGAGAAAACCGACTTCTGAGATGCTTTCCGCTCTTGACGCAATCGTGATGGATTTGCAAGATATTGGAAGCCGTTATTACACCAATATGAATACTGTTTACTACTGTATGGAAGCTTGTGCAGCGCTTGGTTTGCCTTGTATTATATTGGATCGCCCCAATCCCATAAATGGTGTGACCCGTGAAGGAATTATATTGGAGAGTGAATTTCGTTCCTTTGTTGGCTTACACTTGATTCCAAATCGTCATGGATTAACCATGGGAGAGCTTGCTCAATTTTTTAATCAAAACCTAAAACCTCAATGTGATTTAACGGTTGTAGAAACACGGGGGTGGCTTCGAACTCAGTTACTCTCAGAAACCAATCTTCCTTTTGTTCCCTCCTCTCCAAATACGACGAATCTTGATATGTGCCTATTGTATCCAGGAACTTGTTTTTTCGAAGGGGTCAATGTGAGCCTTGGGAGAGGAACCACCCATCCTTTTGAAGTTGTCGGCGCCCCCTATATAGATGGACACCGACTATCAGATTGGTTTAACGCACAAAAGCTACCAGGGGTTGTGTCGCGGCCAACTTATTTTACACCGACTTACTCGCAGTATACCGGAGAATTATGCAAAGGCATTCAGTTACATGTGATCGATTCGAAAAATCTAGAGTCAGTACGTACAGGGGTAACCCTCTTACAAGGTATTCATGATCTATTTCCAAATCTCTTTGAGTTTATAAAAGGAGCGGAAGGACGCCCCCTATTTATCGACTTGTTAGCCGGAACAGACGAATTACGGCGTTTAGTCGAAGAGGGAGAGGGACTCCGTTATTTGACTGAATCTAGAGAAGGTGTTGAGCGTTTTACTCGAGAGATAAAGGATTTTGAATTGTATTAG